Proteins co-encoded in one Ruegeria sp. YS9 genomic window:
- the prmC gene encoding peptide chain release factor N(5)-glutamine methyltransferase, with protein MTGVQTAAQAMVAATARLRAAGVDDPARDARLLLAHAARIEASRVTLIAPEELQPEIAERYDQLVSLRAIRVPVSHLLGEREFYGRRFRVSSDVLDPRPETETLIEAALSEPFDHVLDLGVGSGCILVTLLAERTSASGLGADLSEAACLQASANAVLHQVQGRVEIVQSNWFENIEGQFDLIVSNPPYISVTEMANLSPEVREHEPRMALTDEGDGLGAYRQIAASAPDFMLPGGRILVEIGPTQANLVSALFDAAGLADICVIPDLDGRDRVVGARMPG; from the coding sequence ATGACGGGGGTGCAGACGGCTGCGCAGGCCATGGTGGCCGCAACCGCGCGCTTGAGGGCCGCGGGCGTGGATGACCCGGCGCGGGATGCGCGCCTGTTGTTGGCCCATGCCGCACGGATAGAAGCCAGCCGGGTGACACTGATTGCCCCGGAAGAATTGCAGCCCGAAATCGCGGAACGCTATGACCAGTTGGTTTCCCTGCGCGCCATTCGGGTGCCGGTGTCTCATCTGCTGGGCGAGCGCGAGTTCTATGGGCGCAGGTTTCGCGTCAGTTCGGATGTTCTGGATCCGCGCCCCGAGACGGAAACCCTGATCGAGGCCGCACTGAGCGAACCCTTTGACCATGTTTTGGACCTCGGCGTGGGGTCGGGCTGCATTCTGGTTACACTGCTTGCGGAACGCACCAGCGCTTCGGGCCTTGGGGCCGACCTGAGCGAAGCCGCCTGTCTTCAGGCCAGCGCCAATGCTGTGCTCCACCAGGTACAGGGGCGGGTAGAGATCGTGCAGTCAAACTGGTTTGAAAACATTGAGGGTCAGTTTGACCTGATTGTTTCCAATCCGCCGTATATTTCCGTAACCGAAATGGCGAATCTTTCGCCCGAAGTGCGGGAGCACGAGCCGCGCATGGCGCTGACCGATGAAGGGGACGGGCTGGGCGCGTACCGGCAGATCGCGGCCTCGGCCCCGGATTTCATGCTGCCGGGCGGGCGAATACTTGTGGAAATCGGCCCGACACAGGCAAATCTGGTGTCTGCCTTGTTTGATGCGGCGGGATTGGCGGATATTTGCGTAATCCCCGATCTGGACGGGCGTGACCGCGTTGTCGGCGCAAGGATGCCGGGTTGA
- the rsmA gene encoding 16S rRNA (adenine(1518)-N(6)/adenine(1519)-N(6))-dimethyltransferase RsmA, translating into MSAIDNLPPLREVIATHQLSARKSLGQNFLLDLNLTGKIARQAGDLANCDVLEIGPGPGGLTRGLLSEGARKVVAVEKDTRCIAALNDIAAAYPGRLEVINGDALEINPLEHLTPPIRIAANLPYNVGTELLVRWLTPPEWPPFWQSLTLMFQREVAERIVAQPGSKAYGRLAILAQWRAEARIAMSLPPGAFTPPPKVSSAVVHLTALPEPRYPADAATLSRVVASAFNQRRKMLRASLKGIAPDIEDRLRAAGIQPTERAEQVPLEAFCALAREVQNP; encoded by the coding sequence ATGAGTGCAATCGACAATCTTCCCCCTCTGCGCGAGGTCATCGCCACACATCAACTCTCGGCGCGCAAATCCTTGGGTCAGAACTTCCTGCTGGACCTCAACCTGACCGGCAAAATCGCCCGTCAGGCCGGCGATCTTGCAAACTGCGACGTACTGGAAATCGGCCCTGGTCCTGGCGGCCTCACCCGAGGGCTTCTGTCCGAAGGCGCGCGCAAGGTCGTGGCGGTCGAAAAAGATACCCGTTGCATCGCCGCCCTGAACGATATCGCCGCCGCCTATCCCGGAAGGCTGGAGGTCATCAACGGTGACGCGCTCGAGATCAACCCGCTCGAACATCTGACCCCGCCAATCCGCATCGCGGCCAACCTTCCATACAACGTCGGCACCGAACTGCTGGTGCGCTGGCTGACGCCCCCGGAATGGCCCCCTTTCTGGCAGAGCCTGACGCTGATGTTCCAACGCGAAGTGGCCGAACGCATCGTGGCCCAGCCGGGCAGCAAGGCGTATGGCCGCCTCGCCATCCTTGCCCAATGGCGGGCCGAGGCGCGCATCGCCATGTCCCTGCCCCCCGGCGCCTTCACCCCGCCGCCCAAAGTCTCCAGCGCGGTGGTCCACCTGACCGCTCTGCCCGAACCGCGCTATCCTGCTGACGCCGCGACCCTGTCGCGTGTGGTGGCCTCTGCCTTCAATCAACGCCGCAAAATGCTGCGAGCGTCTCTGAAAGGCATCGCCCCTGATATCGAGGATCGCTTGCGGGCCGCAGGTATCCAGCCCACTGAACGGGCCGAGCAGGTTCCGCTTGAAGCGTTCTGTGCCCTGGCGCGCGAAGTCCAGAACCCCTGA
- a CDS encoding DUF4167 domain-containing protein — MRSSKSRSRAKNNRNRPSGGNVVNRVFDSSGPEGKVRGTPQQIIDKYNQLARDAQLANDRVAAENFQQHAEHYLRMLSEAQREIEARREEQERQNRERQAERDRERAERQEREAARQADPAEAPQPDVMDFAAPDAAPESGLVETPESKGAEAPAPEKKEKPARKPRARKPKPTPAAEDAPKTDGDAPEAAE; from the coding sequence ATGAGATCTTCCAAATCCCGCTCGCGGGCCAAGAACAACCGCAATCGTCCTTCCGGCGGTAACGTCGTAAACCGGGTTTTTGACAGCTCGGGTCCTGAAGGCAAAGTGCGTGGCACGCCACAGCAGATCATTGATAAATATAATCAGCTGGCGCGTGACGCTCAGTTGGCAAACGACCGCGTCGCTGCGGAAAACTTCCAGCAGCATGCGGAACACTATCTGCGCATGCTGAGTGAGGCGCAGCGCGAGATTGAAGCGCGCCGCGAAGAGCAGGAGCGCCAGAACCGCGAACGCCAGGCCGAGCGTGATCGTGAGCGCGCCGAGCGCCAGGAACGCGAAGCGGCCCGACAGGCCGATCCCGCCGAAGCGCCACAGCCGGACGTGATGGATTTCGCCGCACCGGATGCTGCTCCGGAAAGCGGGCTGGTCGAGACACCGGAAAGCAAGGGCGCCGAAGCTCCCGCGCCGGAAAAGAAGGAAAAGCCTGCGCGCAAACCACGGGCGCGCAAGCCCAAACCGACGCCCGCGGCCGAAGATGCACCCAAAACGGATGGCGACGCACCGGAAGCGGCTGAATAA